The following coding sequences are from one Humulus lupulus chromosome X, drHumLupu1.1, whole genome shotgun sequence window:
- the LOC133803335 gene encoding uncharacterized protein LOC133803335 produces the protein MAHAHFRSQFGDTTFTKVFVGGLAWETPTDEMHRYFEQFGEILEAVIITDKNTGKSKGYGFVTFREPESARRACANPNPVIDGRRANCNIASLGRPRPSPPRGRNNQGGSPFQGGSPQGAVPTYSGVPAPLPPPPPPPSLIYQPYGYPTYTPADYGYQQALYNTQYQQAQYYNQLYGTSSSSAMNAPYYYGYSFQPQPQPAQPTRGPSFSTLPPPQQQQRMAAGPPSYLYYPAHMEANASSYSGYPNQSSLLQPRHPFASSPTDSQSQQHASTETEAGVNSSESPNNT, from the exons atggCACACGCACATTTTCGATCGCAGTTCGGAGACACGACCTTCACAAAAGTCTTCGTGGGTGGTCTTGCTTGGGAGACTCCCACCGATGAAATGCATAGATATTTCGAGCAGTTCGGGGAGATTCTCGAGGCTGTTATCATCACTGATAAGAATACCGGAAAATCTAAAGGATACGGATTC GTGACTTTCCGGGAGCCTGAATCGGCGAGAAGAGCTTGTGCGAACCCAAATCCGGTGATAGACGGAAGAAGAGCCAATTGTAATATCGCTTCCTTGGGGAGGCCCCGACCTTCGCCCCCACGAG GAAGAAATAATCAAGGTGGGAGTCCCTTTCAAGGAGGGTCACCACAGGGTGCTGTACCAACCTATAGTGGAGTTCCAGCACCATTACCGCCACCACCTCCTCCACCTTCTCTAATTTATCAACCTTACGG CTACCCGACCTACACTCCAGCTGATTATGGATACCAGCAA GCTCTTTATAACACACAATACCAACAAGCACAGTATTATAATCAGTTGTACGGAACGTCTTCATCTTCCGCCATGAATGCTCCATATTACTATGGCTATTCTTTTCAACCTCAACCTCAACCGGCTCAACCTACTAGAGGACCATCATTTTCGACACTACCgccgccgcagcagcagcagcgCATGGCGGCCGGACCACCTTCATATCTCTACTATCCAGCTCACATGGAAGCTAATGCATCATCGTACTCGGGCTACCCTAATCAATCATCACTACTCCAACCAAGGCATCCTTTTGCCTCTTCTCCCACTG ATTCACAGAGTCAGCAGCATGCTTCAACGGAAACAGAAGCTGGAGTCAACAGTTCAGAAAGTCCTAATAATACCTAG